CCTATCCAAGAGGTGTCCCTTTTGAATCTCATGGTGAAGACAGTATTTCTGATGGCAATAGTCTCAGCAAGATGGCTCTTTGAATTGCAGGCTCTTCCCTGCAGAGAGGCCTTCCTTAGGATCGTAGAGGCTGGCGTTTCACTGCACACAATACCTTTCTACCAAAGGTGTGTCAGCCTATCACGTCAACCAAGCCTTTTATCCTGTGGGTTTGACTAAGCAAGATAAGATTTTGCAGGGGCAAGATAAAATTTTGCAGAGGCTGGATGTGTGAAGAGTTTTACTCTACTACCTGGAAAGGACCAAATGATTCTTGACTTTCTACCCATCTTTTTGTTCTAACCAGTCAGTCAAGATGAGGCAGACCTGCTTCGATCACCAGATGGATTCGCATAGCAATTTTGTCGCTCTACATTGGCTGTGGCAAACAGCCACCTAtttctctcaaagctcattcGACCAGAAGTGTGATGTCTTCATGGGTGGAATCCCGGGCAGTTCCACCTGAAGAGATCTGTAAAGTAGCTATTTGGTCTACTTTTCATACCTTTATAAAGGTCTACAGAGTGGAAATGGAACGAGAGGAGGATGCTTTTCAATTTTCGGTTTTGCGgccaggctcatctgtcccaccctagacgtTCTGACATTGCTTTTGTATATCACCTAATGTACTCctgtgtttatgtaacagaatgaaagattaggttattatcttgataatctttctgttaCTGTACACAAGAGTCCATACAGCCCACCCTATGAGTTTTGCAATATGCCTGCTTTCTGCTTCGGATAACCATATGGTCTGGAACTGCAGGTCTTCTCCTGACAGTTGGATGAACATATATAAATTACTAATAAAATAATGAGTTTGTTGAGGTTCGGAGCTCTTGTGTGTTAGTGCTAATTGTACATTGTAGGTTGGTTCATTATGTTGCAAGTTCATGCTAATTTTTCATGAGTTAGAGCAGAACAAAAATGTATGAAATCACTGGGGAAGTTTCCCATGTCcctcctcttttcttcttttacagTGGAGATTGATtgttttggtacaaactgaagagggcactatactccactgatGGAGGagaagctgaaagatgtgattgacatccttctgcaacagtTTGCATTGAGCACAATTGATCACCTAATGTATagaaagattatccaggtaagaaccaaATCTTTCACTATCGTTGCATCATGAAGTTGTTTAGCATTTGGAAGATCAAAAAATAAAATGCTGGTGCCCTCTATGTGATACTGTTCAAGTAATACCAAGTATGAATACTTTTTAGCTAACAGGCTGTAACATTAGTAAATTTATTCATGCCACTGAATTGTAACTGTCAGAAGACAAATTGTTCTTGATTGCTCTAGTATTCTTAAATACAAATGTTATTGtatatttttaattgtatttaaatgCTAATTTAATACTATGTGTATATTAAAAGATTTTCACTCATACCACAGGTCAAGAGTCTTCTAAAAAGCAAGCTACTGCTCAAATTCGTGCCAGACCTCGTTTTGAACCTGTCCATTTTGTTGCAAGCACAACCAAGGAAGATGATGATAAACTGGCTACAAACAAAGAACGAAGTTCAGACAGTCGGCATTTGAATTCCTTTGGAGGGTTTCTGCCAGAAAGTTCGAGAGACATTGCACTGGACAGTAGCGAAAAAGAGGGAAGGAATTTGCAGAATCAAATTCAGCCTCAAGAAAAAACACTATTCATTGATGATTATGACTTTTCCTTGTCCAGTACTTCTGATTTTCAAAGCAAGAACTTAAATGAATTGGGTAATTTCATGACCAAAATGGAACAAAGCTACTCGGCAAAATTTGAATCCCATTGCTCAACTCTTTCCAAAAACTTCCGAGCCACTGTACTTGACAAGTGGACAGATGAAATCAAGCAAGGAAGGAAaggtattggttttaaaaagatcaagaaaaagaacagaaaagGCTGCGTCTTAGAAAGTTATGAAAGTGATTCTGCAGATTCATTAACTGTGATAGAAAAGAAGCAAGCTTTAATCAAAGAACTCTCTACAATTGTGAGAGACAAGATGACTAATCGTAAGAAAGTGAACTATGTCTTTATGTTAACACGCAGCATTCAAGCTTGTAAGACAAATCCTGAATATATTTATGTTCCTTTAAAAGAAATTTCATCTGCTGACCTCCCAAAAAACATAAACTTTCCTGCAAAAGGTTATGCTTGTGAGGTGAGATGCAAGAATGTTTATATAACCACAGGCTTTTCTGTCAGCAAAAATGGATCCAGAGGCCAAGCTGCAGAGCAGGCCGTAAAGTTATTAATGAACCCAGTGGAAGTGAGGATTGTACAGCGAAAGTTCAATCACACTTACCAAGATGATATAGTTGTGTGTCCTTGTGATGTACCCACATACGAGTTCCCTCCAGCTCTAAAGCAGCCAGAAGATCTTCAACTTAACAGCAAGGACTCCATAGGCAAAAATCAAGCTGTTGAGCCCTGTAAAACACTGGCCTAATTTTATTCTCACTGAAAATGCCAATGATGCGATAGACATTTTGAACAATTCTGCTACATTTAACAAAATGCTCATAGTATATGACTAAATACCCTCAAGGTCTTCACATTGCAGAATATTCTTGCAGGACCATTGCCTGGCTGAAGGGTATGGCGATAAATAAAAACCTGTAAACGTGCAGCTGCCAAGAGAGCAATGATATTCTCTGGAAAATGCATTCTAACAACCCACATCGCAAAACAGCCCAAACTAGCAAGAACAAGTTCATAACAAGTTCATATTGTCCAACCTGATTTAGCTGGTCTATTAAGTCTTCTTTGCATGTTTTCTCGCTTATTACCAAAAAACTTCTAAAGCCCTGCCCATTAGATTTATTCTTCAGGCCAATCTGGGGTTATTTGCTTCCTCTTGTCATTGTTAAGTTCCATGGAAATGTTAAAATGTACCTGGTTGTAGGAGCAGGCataatttttttcctcctccatATCGTGCTTAGAAATCCGATTACCCTTTTCTTGATAAGCCTAAGTCCTTCCCCTTGAAAACTATTCCTAAACTTGTTATTTTATAGAACTGTGTTGTGTCATTCAAGGTACATACAGAGGTGGCAGAGCTTTCAGAAGCCACAAGATCCTTCAAATCTTTGTTATGCCAGAGACATTCTGATGTTTCTGTCCTGATTTTATTGCTGTATGTGCTGTGGCTCATGGATAAATAAATGCTGCATAGATATTGCAAGGTACATCCATGCTAAAATGACTTTTTGTCCTTTCATGCCTTGTACTTTGCTAAAAGGCTGTACTGTGTGTTCTGCCCAGTTGCACTTGCAAAGTGCGGAAGTCATAGTTCAGTTCCTGAATGTGTCCTTGAGATCACGGACTCCTGTTTCAGTAGTTTTTAATGACCGGGTATCCTGTTCATTTGGAAGATGTGGGTGGGGGCTTTAAGGAATGCTATGCTAAATATAGTTTATAAAGGTTTTGCTCCTTTTTTGGAACTTTTATGAATGTTTTGTGAAGTCTGAAAACAATTAGTGAAGAATAACTGCCATGCATGTATACTCTTTTTGGGTTGGAAACAGATTACAGCTATGAGGTGCATTTTACCTGTTCTGTGAATCTGAATCTTTAATAACATGGAATATTCAACAGATCAAATTATAATTGCATACAACTGTAATCTGTAAAAGTTAAATACTATGCTTCCTTGGACTCCCCTTCATTTCTCATAGTGAAGAAGATTGACTACTTTAATTATGATTATTCAAAAAATGTTATAATTATTGAATATGTTccccattttattccttttaGAAAAACAAATGCTTAAATTTGATATCCCTGGAAATATCTTTTCAGATATACTATTATATCACAAAGCCTTTCTTTTATGTGAAGGCGCTTTATGGCTCACTGTCTCAGCTTCtgtttatttatattcttttacaagttgaaaatacatcacttgaaaggaaatataacaatttaaaaagaaattgaATCTCATAATATACCAAACTAGCGACTATAACTAAAGTCCACATTAAGGAGAGAAGagatcaatcacttccaagggaagttggattttaaggaatttttaaatttaaagcagATTACAGAGCTCAGTTGAAATCAATTATTGGTCTGATTAGCAATTTCCATGGGAGTCTCTGGAATTCTTGTAGTtgctttaccttcaaggaaaaattGCAACTGATCGGGTTCGTAAAAAATATATCTGTTAGCTTGATATGTAATtcgacatttacagggaaaacgtaactgaaaggTCGCTCCTAAATTCAAAACTGATTGAAGATAAGCCAGGAATTTCTTATGCCTGACTTGTGTCCActttgatacatcaggaaaaattgaaattttgaatccatgaaattcagCATCGTTAGTCCTATAGAATAGGCGGAGAATTGCTTCTTTAGAAAAACAAAAGTTACCAGTAAAGGTGTCtctaattatattttctttttgagataacTCCAACATACCAGCAAGTTCCAAATCTCCTGGTTGTTTgtcccctttttctttttcttctttaggAAGATTCAAGTAATATAACTTTTGTAAGGGTGGTGCATTATTTTTTTCAGGATATTTCAAAACAGAAGTTaagaatgaattaaataaatcccTAGGAGACTGAAATCTAGAGACAGGGAAATTCAATAATCTCAAGTTCAGGTTTATATTCGCATGCTCtagattttcaattttcctagTAAGTAAAATTTTTTCTTTCACTTGCAAAATAGTAGAAACTTTCAATTCTGCCACCGAATTCTCAACTTTGCCCATTCTAGCGGATTACTGTTGAATTTTTTCTTCAACAAGTCTTGAATTTGATATTAGTATTTTGTACTGAGGAAATAAACTAGAAGTATACCTTATGTAAATTTTCCAATGAACTCGAGATAGCTTCCATGTCTATCACTGCTGGTCTGGTCAGATGTGTAGGGAGAGAAATCGCAGGAAACTCCAATGCAGGATTCATCTCCAAGAAATGTAGCAAAGCATTCTCAATCCCTGCCACAATCCGGTTTACAAGTCCTCCAGCTGCTGTAGCTGACTGCAGAGAAGTCGGCAAGATGAAACTTCCTACCGGAGTCAGGGGTGAAACCTGCAGCATCAACGGAGACATCAACTCCGGTGCTTCCTGAAGGGCTGTAGGTGTCCCTGACATCGTCCGGGATGCGGAGAGCTGCAGGCCCCAATGGGCTAAACAAAACTTCACCCACCTCGGTCAGCAGAGATGCCTGTCTGTCGCGTCGCTAAGGTGGAAGAGAAGGCAGGAAGACCACTCCTCTGCTTATCCCTGCGCTTTGGCATCCCAATGAAAGGTAAATCGTTGACGAAAAAGCTTAAATTTGGCCGAAGAATACAGGAGCCACTAAAGGCGCGTCTCACTCTGATGCCATCTTGATCACTTCCTCCCATATGTCCACTGTCTCAGCTCTGAATCCTCACAAAACTGGCTACAATTTTATGAAACCTAAGCTGTTTAGAATACATGATATGCTTCTGCTAAAATAAATATTCTGCTAATCCCATTATTAATACTACACTCTCAAAATTCCTAAAGAACTGGATCATACATTAGAAACATCATGGTACAAATCTTTATTCCTCCATCTGGAATAATTCCCATATACTAATTAATACAAACCTAATTTCTTGTTTTAAATGGCAATTTGCAAATATATGGATGTTGGTGCCTTGTCTCATTCCTTCTCTTGGAAAACATTTGCAGATCTCTCATCATTTACCATAATTTACCAGATATTCAATTTTACAGATGGCTCCAATTAATGCAGTCTATCAAAAAAAAACTGACATTAACCATAAAGATTTAAAAGAACACC
The nucleotide sequence above comes from Geotrypetes seraphini chromosome 5, aGeoSer1.1, whole genome shotgun sequence. Encoded proteins:
- the LOC117360281 gene encoding NF-kappa-B-repressing factor-like, coding for MADGALCRRTSEPRPQSLDSLEQCRQYQESDKQWRARKQFIARHLPNYPGWKRDQLLALSMVWSNHVFMGCRYGEQLMQNILQMAEGIDIGEMPSYELVLGAKGTKRQSPTDTGQESSKKQATAQIRARPRFEPVHFVASTTKEDDDKLATNKERSSDSRHLNSFGGFLPESSRDIALDSSEKEGRNLQNQIQPQEKTLFIDDYDFSLSSTSDFQSKNLNELGNFMTKMEQSYSAKFESHCSTLSKNFRATVLDKWTDEIKQGRKGIGFKKIKKKNRKGCVLESYESDSADSLTVIEKKQALIKELSTIVRDKMTNRKKVNYVFMLTRSIQACKTNPEYIYVPLKEISSADLPKNINFPAKGYACEVRCKNVYITTGFSVSKNGSRGQAAEQAVKLLMNPVEVRIVQRKFNHTYQDDIVVCPCDVPTYEFPPALKQPEDLQLNSKDSIGKNQAVEPCKTLA